In Esox lucius isolate fEsoLuc1 chromosome 22, fEsoLuc1.pri, whole genome shotgun sequence, the genomic window AGAGTGAGTGGAGTCTGAAGCCGGAGTATAAGAGAGGTGGTAACAGGCTGGAACTGGCAGAGAAACTGGCATCACGTATACTGTGGATTGGCATTGCCAACCTCTTACTGTGTCCTGTGATACTGGTCTGGCAGATACTCTACGCCTTCTTCAGCTACACAGAGGTAGGATGGGACTTACAGTCCTGGGCAAAAGTTTTGGCACCCGtgcatttcatttgaaataatgCCCCATTTCCTTGGGAAAattagtgtatttttttttaagaaaaacatgcaTCTGGTCAACTATTAAGTGAAAATCACCCTATAAGATTTTGCTGTACTTTTTCAGAGTTTCACTTAGATAGTAGCTGGTCACTAGCCAACAACAGACCTCACTGCAGGCCACTgatttcctgtctgtgtgtgtgtgtgtgtgtgtttgttttgtgtctaGGTGATAAAGCGTGAACCAGGGAGTCTGGGAGCGAGGTGTTGGTCTTTGTATGGTCGATGTTACCTTCGCCACTTCAATGAGCTGGACCACGAACTGATGTCACGTCTCAGCAAGGGCTACAAGGTAGAAAtgaacatcaacacacacacacacacagtgtgatgTTGATAAAAACTGACATTTCATCTGTACTTGTGTGTCTCATCTCCAGGCGTCTTCTAAGTATATGAACTGCTTCCTGTCTCCGCTGCTGACGGTGGTGGCAAAAAACGTGGCGTTCTTCGCCGGTTCGCTACTGGCCGTCCTCATCGCTCTGACCATCTACGACGAAGATGTCCTCGCCGTGGAGCACGTTTTGTCGTCCATCACCCTGCTGGGAGTGTGTATCACCATCTgcaggtgcgtgtgcgtgcgtgcgtgcgtgtgtgtgcgtgcgcgcgtgtgtgtaaaGTTATGAATACAGTCTTTcacatcctccctctctccctcaggtcTTTTATTCCAGATAAACACCTGGTGTACTGCCCAGAGCAGCTGCTCAGAGTGATCCTGGCTCACATCCATTACATGCCGGATCACTGGCAGGGCAACGCCCACCGCTACGAGACCCGCGACCAGTTCTCCCAGCTGTTCCAGTACAAGGCTGTGAGTGGCACTGCGTTAACACCCATGACACGAATCAGTCCTGACGCCTATTCTCCTCTACTAGAGCAGGAATACACAAAGCGTCTTAGATTAGGAGTGCTGGGGACAAGGGGACTGATTGTAGACCGGCATCCAGGTGTTTAACTCCTCCTCTGGCCGTCCAGGTGTTTAACTCCTTCTCTGGCCGTCCAGGTGTTTAACTCCTCCTCTGCCCATCCAGGTGTTTAACTCCTCTGGCCGTCCAGGTGTTTAACTCCTCTGGCCGTCCAGGTGTATAACTCCTCTGGCCGTCCAGGTGTTTAACTCATCTGCCCGTCCAGGTGTTTAACTCCTCCTCTGCCCATCCAGGTGTTTAACTCCTCCTCTGCCCATCCAGGTGTTTATCTTGGAAGAGCTCATCAGTCCAGTGGTGACTCCATTTATCCTGATCTTTAGTCTGAGGAGGAAGTCTCTGGAGATCATCGACTTCTTCCGGAACTTCACCGtggaggtggtgggggtgggggacaCCTGCTCGTTTGCTCAGATGGACGTCAGACAGCACGGCCACCCTGCGGTGagacatatatacatataaatataaatatacagctccggaagaaatgaagagaccgctagtcctttttctttcccttccaaaaaagttgagaaggaAAGTTGTGAGTTAGgaacaatttgcagtggtctcttaattttaacccttctgttcctcactcaaaaccttcctttttgacttttctggaaaggaaagaaaaaggtgcagtggtctcttaattgttcccggagctgtattatgtacacacacacattggttaACATGGGTACACAGCATATACAGTAGCTTTTGCCCGACGCTGTCtttgttgtctctgtctcaccttCCACAACCCTCACCTctttcccccctcccccctccctccagtgGATGTCTGAGGGGAAGACGGAGGCCTCTATCTACCAGCAGGCCGAGGATGGGAAGACTGAGCTGTCTCTGATGCATTTTGCCATCACCAACCCCCAGTGGAACCCTCCCACAGAAACCACTCAGTTCATCAGCCAGCTGAAGGAGCGAGTGCAGAGAGAAGCTACGGGAGAcgtgcacgcgcacacgcacactctcACGTCTCTGTCTGAGTCAGAGGTAGGACAGGGATTTTTAAGCTTCAGTTCGCACTGTATACGTTTTCACCCTTTTTTTACACTGATAGTAGAAATAAAATTATCTCTGTGTTTTCCTCTCAGCCAAGGAGTCTGATAGCCAACTTCTTGGCAGGTCCCCCCTCATTGGCCTCTCTCCATCTTGGACGTGATGGCTCCTTGACCAATCAAGGGCCGGTTGGTATTAGCGACGGGGCTTCAGGTTTACGCTCGCTCTCCATTAACAGCATGAGGGGCAGCTATAGCTCCACCCATAGGTCTGCTGGACACACCTCTTCTGCAAGCAGAGCCATGGTGGGATCAAGGTAAAGCCCAGGCTCCTCCCACATCTCATCAactaatcagtcaatcaatccaTCAAACCACTAACAGACAATCAACCAACAATCTCtcgatctgtctctctctctctctctttcagtactGACGCTCGCACTGCTAGTTCAGGCAGTAGCGCCTGGGAGGGTCAGCTGACTAGTCTCGTCCTATCAGAATATGCCTCCACGGAGATGAGCATGCACGCACTCTATATACATGaggtcagtctgtctgtctgtgtctgtcggtcAATCAGTTTTGAACGTTGGAGTGAACAGCATCAAACCTCAATgaccctccccaccccccccacacacgcACCTCCCTTCCCTTCCCCCTCCATGTAGCTCCACAAGCAGCAGTCTCGAGGGGAGTTGTCCCGGCACACCTGGCACCGGCAGGACAGTGATGACAGCGGCGACAGCGTGACTGAGGAGGGGGCAGCGGGGGGGCGGGGCCCTGACCCCCGGCACCCGATCCCCCGTTCACACACCTTCCCCGTCTCAACCCCGACCTCCATCCCCAGCTCCAACTCTGGGCCCCCGCCAGACAGAGGTGCTACGCCTGGGCAGGAAGAGGCTCCGCCCAACAGCCAACGCCGCCACTGGGGAAATGCAGGTAACCCTGACAAGTGTTTCTTTTAAGACACCTTGTACCTTAACATATTATGATGTTAAAGGTGatgcgtgtgtgcacgtgtgtgcgcgcgtttgtgtgtgtgtgtgtgtgcgtgtgtcactCCAGACTCTGTGGGCTCTGATGGGAGAGGGGTGAGGTTGGCACGTGTGCCCATGGGAGGTTGGGCAGAGGAAGGGCAGGGAGGTAGACACCCGGACACAGTTCCTGAAGAGGGATCAGACGATGACATGCCACCGAACATACATaaggtaattacacacacacgcatgcataaAACTGATGTCGGTGTGTGAGGTTCCTTCTTAGTCTTTCCCTCTCCTTAGGTGACGTGACTGTGCAGGGAGAACTCACATTGCCCCACAAACACATCAGACATCATCATCCTCCCAGAAAAGAACTTTCTGCTCACCTGTGACCTTTCACCATGGCTTCACCTTTTACCCAAGATGGACAGACCTGTGGGATAACAGCATGCTGTGTTATTCACTCTGAGCTAGAGGAAAACTGTGGAATAACTGTACAGTATCCAAAAACTCCTTAACACACACTCCGGATTACTTTTTTGTCCAATGAAGTGACAGCTGTTGGTGACATCATAACAGACAGCGTGGAACTTAACGTTATGTCAGTCTGGATAGTTTCTCCTGAGACACTGGTCTATGGTTAGCTTAGTTGTTTTGGCTTACACTGGTTAATATCTAAATATTCTCAtgaccccaaccatgtgaagaaaaattatataaccatatttttttttatttgaggctatgagaGTCTATTATCAAACATTCTCCctgaccccattttcatatcaggtgaccccacatggggtcGTGACACCAATTTGGGAACCTCTGGGTTAAAGGCTGTAGGTAGCCTAGGTAGCTCATAACAGCATCTAACTGATAAGTTAAAGGTTGCTTCATTGAAATTAGAcatgtccctgagcaaggcagttaaccatAGCCCTCCCCGGTTGTGGAAAATGACAGTGTGTTTTCAGTCAACTTATCTGATAAGAATAAGGGTAAAAAAGGGTGAGATTAGGATAAGGTAATCTGATCCCAGATCTGTGTTTCGGGCAACTTCTATCCAGACAGCATTTGTGTGGGACTGAACAGCAAACAGTGAAACACTATAAAAGATGAACGCTTAGTggtaattgttgtttttattttatttttttactctttgtGTTGCTTGTATTTATTGCACTTCGAGGGAAAGAAAATGTtcttatgtgtgtatatatatatgtatatatatatatatatacacacataagaacattatgtgtgtatatatagggaTTTGACCGGAGAACGGTCTCCCACGTCTTACTGTCTGCAACGGCACTAGGGAATCAATTTGGGATTAAACAGATTTTGCTGTAGGCATGAAACAGGACCTAAACAGATACACCAGGCGCATTTAAACACTGGTTAAAACTAAAGTAAAATCCTAATATCAGGACATTAGAATTCAATGTATAGTATTTAGAGGTATGTATATTGATAATATCTAGAGATATTATGTAAGCACATAAAAGAAACAcgtcattattattgttttaattaaagaaagaaaaccCAAACAGGACTGGAACATAGGACTTTTGCCACACTAAAatgcttgaaagcagaaccaacTCACAACCATAAAGCTATCATCCTTCAGTCACCACTCagctatatagaatagtcaGCATCAGGCAAACTGCATGTTTGTTTTAGCCCAATTATCTgacaaaatgttaagaaaattataataatgagaATGCACTTTAATGACTTGTTGTTTTGAATCCACGGAATCCCATGAATAATTGTCAGTATGTTGATTTTGATCATCTGTTTTTTCTCTGTCATTTAATTCAGGGGTTGTGCCAACTTGAGACAGTTTAGGCTAAGATACATGTTGACTTacaaagatttgtttttgtgaatcATACAAATAGACTAGCATAGAACCAGCTGCGACAGTTTACCATATGGCGCAGTGGCCCAGGATCAGGCTTCAGAGGGAGACATGGTTTTGATCCAGTCAGGCACACTACACCTAAGTAGTCAATTCTAGACCTCAAGGTCTGCAGTGCTGCTTGTTTTCTATATTAGTCTATTATTAATATCATTATTAGCCAGCCAGAGTCCAGCTTGGATTAGACTcagaatttaaaaaatgcttCAGTCCTGGAGGCCTGGATCAGAATAATGTAATGGGTCTCCCGGGTGAAACTGGAGTGAATCACTGATACAAGTTTAACAATGTATTAGGGGACCTGACTGAGAATATCAGCCTAacattggttttgtttttcagtgttttataGATTGTCCTGTAAATTGCCATTTTGTACAGTTGTAAATtcatcaataaaaatgtatttaataagtTACTATAATGTAGTTGATGTAGtggttatacactcacctaaaggattattaggaacaccatactaatactgtgtttgaccccctttcgccttcagaactgccttaattctacgtggcattgattcaacaaggtgctaaaagcattctttagaaatattggcccatattgataggatagcatcttgcagttgatggagatttgtgggatgcacatccagggcaggaagctcccgttccaccacatccctaagatgctctattgggttgagatctggtgactgtgggggccatttcagtacagtgaactcattgtcatgttcaagaaaccaatttgaaatgattcgagctctgtgacatggtgcattatcctgctggaagtagccatcagaggatggacatggtcagaaacaatgctcagttaggccgtggcatttaaacgatgcccaattggcactaaggggcctaaagtgtgccaagaaaacatcccccacaccattacaccaccaccaccagcctgcacagtggtaacaaggcatgatggatccatgttctcattttgtttacgccaaattctgactctaccatctgaatgtctcaacagaaatcgagactcatcagaccaggcaacattcttccagtcttcaactgtgcaattttggtgagcttgtgcaaattgtagcctcttttccctatttgtaatggagatgagtggtacccggtggggtcttctgctgttgtagcccatccgcctcaaggttgtgcgtgttgtggcttcacaaatgctttgctgcaaacctcggttgtaacgagtggttatttcagtcaaagttgctcttcaatcagcttgaatcagttggcccattctcctctgacctctagcatcaacaaggcattttcgcccacaggactgccgcatactggatgtttttcccttttcacaccattctttgtaaaccctagaaatggttgtgcgtgaaaatcccagtaactgagcagattgcgaaatactcagaccagcccatctggcaccaacaaccatgccacgctcaaaattgcttaaatcacctttctttcccattctgacattcagtttggagttcaggagattgtcttgaccaggaccacaaatgcattgaagcaactgccatgtgattggttgattagataattgcattaatgagaaattgaacaggtgttgctaataatcctttaggtgagtgtatatctacCATCACTCGCATATTCGCAGCTTACTAAGACCCCATAACAGGCTCCAATGCTGACATATGGCCGAACAAATCTACAGTACCACTGGTTAGGGTAGTTCTAACCTCATAGCGCTGTAACTGGAGCAGACCTTTCTTACGGCGTTAGGTATTATGTTGGATATCATCGGAAACATAGCAATCATTTCttcaaaaacattaataacattttcataatgaaaTTTATGAACACAGTTTATCTGGGGACTGAAAGAGcccggatagctcagtcggtagagcatcagacttttaatctgagggtccagggttcaagtccctgttcgggCGTTAGTGTTTTCTTCTCTTCGGAGTTATTAGGAGCGTGCGACAATTTTACAAATGTTCCGTTTGTAATGCAGATCGCTTATAGGCATctcccatttttcattttctttcattttttcttctctttttctcaatttttcctctcttttccttctctttttttcccccctttcttCCCCTTTTTTCACCTTTCTTCCCCCCCTTTAACAGACTATTGTTCcccagtcggtagagcatcagacttttaatctgagggtccaggattcaagtccctgttcgggCGTTAGTGTTTTCTTCTCTTCGGAGTTATTAGGAGCGTGCGACAATTTTACAAATGTTCCGTTTGTAATGCAGATCGCTTATACTACACCATTTCCCGAAGTCCGTGTTTAGCCGATACAATTATCCACATTCGTGTCAGAATCTTAAACACGCAAAATGTGTACTTTTATTTAGCAAATCACATGCTGTAACTTTTACTGAGACGCCAAAAGCTTGTAAAATGATGTCATACTTAGTTCTCAGCTGTAATGTTTATGTATTTGTCGTTACAAACATAGGAATACTATAAATTTCACTTGCATCCAGTACCCACGTTTTTTTCAGGTTGCTAGTGGTTCGTCAGATGAATGACAGGTAAGTTTGTAGGCCTATTTTTCAGTCAACATGGGCCTATAGTTCAAATGGCGGCGCTCGTGCTGGTCCTGATTCGACTGCTATGCTATTGTCTGTAGGTAATGTTTTTATACAATAAATTAACTGAAAATAACCTTGCTGTCAGTTTACagattttgtaattattttaagcAGTTCTGATGTATTTAAGCAGAGACACATATTTGCTGTTATCATATATGTGTCATCGAAATTGTGAAATACCTCACATGCAAATACAAGCATTTCTGTATTTCACTGGTAGAAACAGGCCATGTACatatttcctttttaacttCAGGTGGGTGATATGAGTATGGAATGAGTGAACTTTCCCGCCATGCACCAAGGTGTACTGTAGCTCCTGACATACTGTGACCCATTCAGAGAGGATGTTTGGGCTCATTTTGATCGGCGCTATCTGCTGTCTCTGGGCGGGTATTggatatgttttatttgaatgggAGTGTAAGATTTATTTTAGAAGGTTATATGATTATGAAGCTATATTTAAAGAATTTTgattattttacatatattgCATATAATACCGTTCAATTAATACAACATTAAAGGTGTCCTCAGAGCCTCGTTGGCGCAGTAGGCAGCGCGTCAGTCTCATAATCTGAAGGTCGTGAGTTCGAGCCTCACACGGGGcagatgttttttcattttatgcAGTTCCTTATTAACTAACTGTTAATTGAATCTGATTGCCTAAAATGGTGTTAACGGGTACTACGAGGGTGATTAAGATGTTTGTTAGTGTACTCTGTTAACTAAATTGCAGTTTGTGTGCGTTCTCCTAAAAGGGACGCGTTCGGCAACGTAGGTTTTGCACAATGGCTCGTGCTCCGTATTCATCCCCGGAAGAATGCACGTTTACGTCAGGATATGAGGAGTTTAAAGAAATGTTAACGACCAAATCtaatgtttgtttgatatttagAACGCTTAAATGTCaagggaacacaacaaatgcagCAAACAGTTTAGTGAGAGCAAGTAGCCTAGGCTACCACCTTGCGTACTGCACGGCATACAGTAGGCTATTCTTGCTCAGATGTCAGTTCAACAGTTAacaccatagacataataaagagtagaccccgcattggctgctgggcgcgagaaatacggccgccatcttggaccggtcatactcctagttgcatagcagcagaagcaacgatgccagagcactgtgcaGCATATTCCAGCTCAAATCagcggaccatcgaaagcagggctcgggggattactttttacaagtaagatttaacattaccgtactATTGactgtattttgtgactagaatattaccagagttgagaaggagcaaggatctttgatattactgtactgaaatcgtagccagctagctaggctatgtttactgcaccagccggtgttcacccagctatgaactgagacttgataagtcatattactggtataacattggccat contains:
- the atg9a gene encoding autophagy-related protein 9A, which encodes MAAHFDTEYQRLEASYSDSPPGEENLLVHIPDGNKSPWHHIENLDLFFQRVYNLHQKNGFTCMLLGEVFELVQLLFVVGFTVFLANCVDYDILFANKFVNHTDSSKVTLPDAFLPVDVCSARIRDNVAVMFVLVISGVFWLHRLIKFIYNVCCYWEIRSFYTNALKMSMGELPYFTWQEVQARIVEIQKEHQICIHKKELTELDIYHRILRFKNYMVAMVNKSLLPVRFCPPLLGEMVFYTRGLKYNFELIFFWGPGSLFKSEWSLKPEYKRGGNRLELAEKLASRILWIGIANLLLCPVILVWQILYAFFSYTEVIKREPGSLGARCWSLYGRCYLRHFNELDHELMSRLSKGYKASSKYMNCFLSPLLTVVAKNVAFFAGSLLAVLIALTIYDEDVLAVEHVLSSITLLGVCITICRSFIPDKHLVYCPEQLLRVILAHIHYMPDHWQGNAHRYETRDQFSQLFQYKAVFILEELISPVVTPFILIFSLRRKSLEIIDFFRNFTVEVVGVGDTCSFAQMDVRQHGHPAWMSEGKTEASIYQQAEDGKTELSLMHFAITNPQWNPPTETTQFISQLKERVQREATGDVHAHTHTLTSLSESEPRSLIANFLAGPPSLASLHLGRDGSLTNQGPVGISDGASGLRSLSINSMRGSYSSTHRSAGHTSSASRAMVGSSTDARTASSGSSAWEGQLTSLVLSEYASTEMSMHALYIHELHKQQSRGELSRHTWHRQDSDDSGDSVTEEGAAGGRGPDPRHPIPRSHTFPVSTPTSIPSSNSGPPPDRGATPGQEEAPPNSQRRHWGNADSVGSDGRGVRLARVPMGGWAEEGQGGRHPDTVPEEGSDDDMPPNIHKVT